The Styela clava chromosome 2, kaStyClav1.hap1.2, whole genome shotgun sequence genome contains a region encoding:
- the LOC120328420 gene encoding protein FAM200B-like, with translation MAKRKKVFSYNANFLKLGFTSVEVNGEVRPQCVLCLEVLAHSSLKETKLPRHLELKHATYCDKDHEFSLRKELHVKRTRIDRPSIWGGVTYSQKDAVRASFSVAWKIARAKAPHTTRRKVG, from the coding sequence ATGGCAAAACGAAAAAAAGTATTCTCATATAACGCAAACTTTTTAAAGCTCGGATTTACATCAGTTGAAGTAAATGGCGAAGTCAGACCACAATGTGTGTTGTGTTTGGAAGTGTTAGCTCACAGCTCTTTGAAAGAAACTAAACTTCCACGGCATCTTGAGTTGAAACATGCAACATACTGTGATAAAGATCATGAATTTTCTTTGAGAAAAGAACTGCATGTCAAAAGAACACGCATTGATCGTCCAAGTATTTGGGGAGGAGTAACCTACTCTCAGAAAGATGCAGTGCGGGCTTCCTTTTCAGTTGCATGGAAAATTGCTAGAGCAAAAGCTCCTCATACAACAAGGAGAAAAGTTGGTTAA